From a region of the Hypanus sabinus isolate sHypSab1 chromosome 2, sHypSab1.hap1, whole genome shotgun sequence genome:
- the LOC132380247 gene encoding C-C motif chemokine 20-like: protein MNKLQQLASVAMLSMIILSTFSDSVSAVTHADCCLNYSKHRLPRKLISGYLEQNSNEMCEIDAIILYTIRGRAVCVDPDQPWVKRTLFFLSKKLKTLSNH from the exons ATGAACAAACTCCAGCAACTTGCCTCGGTAGCCATGCTTTCAATGATCATACTCAGCACGTTCAGTGACTCAGTATCAGCTG TTACACATGCAGATTGCTGCCTCAATTATTCAAAGCATCGATTGCCACGGAAATTAATCTCTGGTTACTTGGAGCAAAATTCCAATGAAATGTGTGAAATAGATGCAATTAT ACTCTATACCATCAGAGGAAGAGCAGTGTGTGTAGATCCTGATCAGCCCTGGGTGAAGAGAACACTGTTTTTTTTGAG CAAAAAACTGAAAACCCTGTCGaatcattga